The proteins below come from a single Fastidiosipila sanguinis genomic window:
- a CDS encoding CadD family cadmium resistance transporter: METIVSALLVFVSTSIDYLIILTILFASQGKKGLKSIYAGQYLGTGLLVLVSLITAYFLNFIPKDWIIGLLGLIPLGLGIRAFFVDEDIDEEDIEGKISGNRSKILAYTSLTMAMGGDNLGIYIPYFTGKSLIEISISLVIFALGILILCKLSQKLASISAIGEIVEKYEKIIVPVVFIGLGLYILIENGTINYFISLFTN, translated from the coding sequence ATGGAAACAATAGTATCTGCTTTATTAGTTTTTGTCTCTACATCAATTGATTACTTAATTATTTTGACTATTTTATTCGCCAGTCAAGGCAAGAAAGGCTTGAAATCAATTTATGCAGGACAGTATTTAGGTACAGGACTGCTTGTGCTGGTTAGTCTGATTACCGCTTACTTTTTAAATTTTATTCCAAAAGATTGGATTATCGGACTCCTTGGTCTAATTCCACTAGGTCTTGGTATAAGAGCATTTTTTGTGGATGAAGATATTGATGAAGAAGACATCGAGGGTAAAATTTCTGGAAATAGATCAAAAATTTTAGCATATACAAGCTTAACAATGGCAATGGGTGGAGATAATTTAGGAATTTATATTCCCTATTTTACAGGAAAAAGTTTGATTGAGATTAGTATAAGTTTAGTAATATTTGCGTTAGGGATTTTGATTCTATGCAAATTATCTCAAAAACTTGCCTCAATTTCTGCCATCGGAGAGATTGTAGAAAAATATGAAAAAATAATTGTACCGGTCGTGTTTATTGGACTTGGTCTATATATATTGATTGAAAATGGAACGATTAATTATTTCATATCCCTCTTCACAAATTAA
- a CDS encoding YebC/PmpR family DNA-binding transcriptional regulator, with product MGRAHEVRAASMAKTAAFKTKLYSRFGKEIYIAAKNGEPDPEMNPALKRKVQEAKSNQVPADVINRAIQKAKGGEIENYTEVRYEGFGPGNCTLIIECLTDNTNRSMSFVKTAFNKAKNSKLANSGSVSYNYESVSLFIFDYDNEEKMLENLLEADVDVLDIGVEDGKLLVKAAFSDFGKAQDAIEAIVPDVEFDQCETAMVPNEYVDLTDPEDIESFNKLIDTLNDIDDVNKIYHNAHIVE from the coding sequence ATGGGAAGAGCTCATGAAGTCCGTGCTGCATCAATGGCAAAAACAGCAGCTTTTAAAACAAAACTATATTCAAGATTTGGTAAAGAAATTTATATTGCGGCAAAGAATGGTGAGCCTGATCCGGAGATGAACCCAGCTTTGAAACGCAAAGTTCAAGAAGCTAAATCAAACCAAGTACCTGCTGATGTTATTAATAGAGCTATTCAAAAAGCTAAAGGTGGAGAAATTGAAAACTATACTGAAGTTAGATATGAAGGCTTCGGTCCTGGTAACTGTACTCTAATTATTGAATGCTTAACAGACAATACTAACAGATCTATGTCTTTTGTTAAAACTGCTTTTAACAAAGCTAAGAATTCAAAATTGGCAAACTCTGGTAGTGTTTCATACAACTATGAATCAGTTAGTCTTTTCATTTTTGATTATGATAATGAAGAAAAAATGCTAGAAAATCTTTTAGAAGCCGATGTTGATGTATTAGATATCGGCGTTGAAGATGGAAAATTGCTTGTTAAAGCTGCTTTCTCTGACTTTGGTAAAGCACAAGACGCTATTGAAGCTATTGTGCCAGACGTTGAATTTGATCAATGCGAAACTGCTATGGTTCCAAATGAGTATGTAGATTTAACTGACCCTGAAGATATAGAAAGTTTCAACAAATTGATTGATACCTTAAATGATATCGATGATGTTAATAAAATTTATCATAATGCTCATATAGTTGAGTAA
- the brnQ gene encoding branched-chain amino acid transport system II carrier protein, which translates to MSEGKTKSLSRSEFLQISIMLFGLFFGAGNLIFPAFLGNKAGENTTIALIAFSVTAIVFPILGVYAVSKSEGLLNLANRINPIFSVIYTTAIFLSIGPGLGIPRAGSMPFELAVAPYVPESFNITLARIIYTSVFFISAYLLSIRPSKLVKRMGKILSPSLIVLIILLFISIYFKIDAKIAAPKSNYSDKAFTTGFLEGYNTMDAIASLNFGLVISQAIRQFKVNSDKAVKKYSLQAGLLAGAVLFLIYSILSYIGKVSSSMIDNPHNGAVVLSEMSNISLGKFGAILLAVIFTLACLTTCVGLITSGANYFDHLTKEKLGYSTWVVILSLTSFITANFGLDMILKVSEPVLTIIYPVSILLIILGISHDLIGYSSLIYKVSAAVAVVLPTIHVLGKMGLKLPLLTQLEAGLPLAKSGLSWVLPCLVVIVILTVIDKIKVRNNN; encoded by the coding sequence ATGAGCGAAGGAAAAACAAAATCCTTAAGCAGGTCAGAATTTCTTCAAATAAGTATAATGCTATTTGGGTTATTCTTTGGGGCAGGAAACTTAATATTCCCTGCATTCTTGGGTAATAAGGCAGGAGAGAATACTACTATTGCGTTGATAGCATTCTCAGTTACAGCTATAGTTTTTCCAATTTTAGGGGTATATGCAGTAAGTAAATCAGAAGGGTTATTAAATTTAGCTAATAGAATTAATCCAATATTCTCTGTAATTTATACAACAGCAATATTTTTATCTATAGGTCCTGGTTTGGGTATTCCTAGAGCAGGAAGCATGCCTTTTGAATTGGCCGTAGCGCCTTATGTTCCTGAGAGTTTCAACATAACATTAGCGAGAATTATTTATACATCAGTATTTTTCATCTCAGCCTATCTGTTATCAATTAGACCTAGTAAATTAGTTAAGAGAATGGGCAAAATTCTTAGCCCAAGTTTAATAGTATTAATTATTCTATTATTCATATCTATCTATTTCAAAATCGATGCAAAAATTGCAGCACCTAAGTCAAATTACAGTGACAAAGCTTTTACCACCGGATTCTTAGAAGGCTATAACACAATGGATGCAATTGCTTCCTTAAACTTTGGTTTAGTTATAAGTCAGGCAATTCGTCAGTTTAAAGTAAACTCAGACAAAGCAGTCAAAAAATATAGCTTACAAGCAGGTCTTCTTGCAGGAGCTGTTTTATTCTTGATTTACTCAATATTAAGTTATATAGGTAAAGTAAGCTCAAGCATGATTGATAATCCGCATAATGGTGCTGTAGTTTTAAGTGAAATGAGTAATATCAGCCTAGGAAAATTCGGAGCTATACTATTGGCTGTAATCTTCACACTAGCATGTTTAACAACTTGTGTTGGTTTAATCACTAGTGGTGCTAATTATTTTGATCATTTAACAAAAGAAAAATTAGGATATTCAACCTGGGTTGTAATTTTGTCTTTAACTTCATTCATCACAGCTAACTTTGGTTTGGATATGATCTTAAAAGTTTCAGAGCCGGTTCTAACTATAATCTATCCAGTTTCTATACTCTTAATTATATTGGGTATTAGCCATGATTTGATAGGCTACTCAAGTTTAATATATAAAGTTTCTGCAGCTGTTGCAGTGGTATTACCTACAATTCACGTCCTTGGTAAGATGGGACTTAAGCTTCCTTTGCTAACACAACTAGAAGCAGGACTACCATTAGCCAAAAGTGGATTATCTTGGGTTTTACCTTGCTTAGTAGTAATTGTAATTTTGACAGTTATTGATAAAATCAAAGTTAGAAATAATAATTAG
- the rlmD gene encoding 23S rRNA (uracil(1939)-C(5))-methyltransferase RlmD: protein MALVEARIIKMELPNFSIGEDENGTLYKFKGGVLGQLVLLSTSKKKGKYRKAKLLEILEKSELETLDNESQLNLMSGNRFDNIPYEKELEIKSEMLQELYSQIDWQENIKLNPSPLVASYRNKMEYTFGDEYIGGPLMLGMHKIGHFYEITDYSGGTIVNSGFDKLRRFTQEFFRNTDLKHHHKTKHEGELKFFVIRYSFYENAFMLNLVTSSSDKVSDKILSDYVNKVLQVDIDGEVVSIYHTISDSIADAIKPDEINLLYGKEDLTEEINGLKFKISPFSFFQPNPLGAENLYNKALELADNLENKTVFDLYSGTGTISQIFAKKAKSVVGVEIVEEAVIKARENAELNNLSNIYFRANDVLDELDNLTDAPDIIVLDPPRMGIHVSALPKIAELGANTIVYISCNPDTQVEDILSFKEFGYKVLSIEAFDQFPRTMHVECVTLLSKLQTEHLLDID from the coding sequence ATGGCACTAGTTGAAGCAAGAATAATAAAAATGGAATTACCAAACTTTTCTATAGGAGAAGATGAGAATGGAACACTATACAAGTTTAAAGGTGGTGTTCTGGGCCAACTAGTACTATTGAGCACAAGTAAAAAGAAGGGTAAATACCGCAAAGCTAAATTACTTGAAATCTTAGAAAAATCTGAACTGGAAACCTTAGATAATGAATCTCAATTGAATTTAATGAGTGGTAATAGATTTGACAACATACCTTATGAAAAAGAGCTGGAAATCAAATCAGAAATGTTACAGGAACTCTATTCCCAAATCGATTGGCAAGAGAATATTAAATTAAATCCATCTCCATTAGTTGCCTCATACAGGAACAAAATGGAATACACCTTCGGAGATGAGTATATAGGTGGACCATTAATGCTAGGAATGCACAAAATTGGCCACTTCTATGAAATTACAGATTATTCTGGAGGAACAATTGTAAATTCAGGCTTTGACAAACTAAGAAGATTTACACAAGAATTTTTCAGAAATACAGATCTTAAACATCACCACAAGACAAAGCATGAAGGAGAGTTGAAGTTTTTTGTAATTAGATACTCATTTTACGAAAATGCATTCATGTTGAATTTGGTTACAAGTTCAAGTGATAAGGTGAGTGATAAGATCTTGTCAGATTATGTTAATAAAGTCTTGCAAGTTGATATCGATGGGGAGGTAGTCTCTATTTACCACACAATTTCCGATTCCATTGCTGATGCTATTAAGCCTGATGAGATTAATTTACTTTACGGAAAAGAAGATTTAACAGAAGAGATTAATGGATTGAAATTCAAAATTAGTCCATTTTCTTTCTTCCAACCAAACCCTCTCGGTGCTGAGAATTTGTACAACAAAGCACTTGAATTAGCAGATAATCTTGAGAATAAAACAGTCTTTGATCTCTATTCTGGTACAGGTACTATTTCTCAAATTTTCGCCAAGAAAGCCAAGTCCGTTGTTGGAGTAGAAATTGTTGAAGAGGCTGTTATTAAAGCTAGAGAGAATGCTGAACTAAATAACCTGAGCAATATTTATTTCAGAGCCAATGATGTTCTAGATGAGTTAGATAATTTAACTGATGCTCCTGACATTATTGTTCTCGATCCACCTAGGATGGGGATTCATGTTAGCGCGCTACCAAAGATTGCTGAACTAGGAGCAAATACCATAGTCTATATTTCATGTAACCCTGATACCCAAGTTGAAGATATCTTGTCTTTTAAAGAGTTTGGTTATAAGGTTCTTAGTATTGAAGCGTTTGACCAGTTTCCAAGGACTATGCACGTGGAGTGTGTGACGTTATTGTCCAAACTACAAACTGAACACCTTTTAGATATTGATTAG